A genomic window from Desulfonatronovibrio magnus includes:
- the prfA gene encoding peptide chain release factor 1: MQTKLEQLEQEYLQIESDLSDPEIFSDQDNYRRLSKSHADLAPVVHAFREFRDILSQIDENTELLRDKDPEMRQLAEAEDKRLRQERDDLEERLKILLLPKDPMDEKNIILEIRAGTGGEEAALFAADLFRMYSRYAENNSWKVELLSVNETGTGGFKEVIASISGNYVFSRLKYESGTHRVQRVPETESQGRIHTSAVTVAIMPEAEEVDLKIDPNEIRVDVFRSSGPGGQSVNTTDSAVRVTHIPTGLVVSCQDEKSQHKNRAKAMKVLRSRLLSMMEEEQQKEMAATRKAQVGSGDRSERIRTYNFPQGRVSDHRINLTLYNLDAILEGQLDDIVEPLIQNFQAQALKEAKAA, encoded by the coding sequence ATGCAGACAAAGTTGGAACAGTTAGAACAGGAATACCTTCAAATAGAAAGCGATCTCAGCGATCCGGAAATTTTCTCTGATCAGGATAACTACAGGCGCTTATCCAAATCACATGCCGACTTAGCTCCTGTTGTGCATGCTTTTCGGGAGTTTCGGGACATCTTATCTCAAATTGATGAGAACACCGAACTTTTACGAGACAAGGATCCAGAGATGCGTCAATTGGCAGAGGCTGAAGACAAACGCCTCAGGCAGGAACGTGATGACCTTGAAGAACGCCTCAAAATTCTACTGTTGCCCAAAGACCCAATGGATGAAAAAAATATCATCCTGGAAATAAGGGCAGGCACCGGAGGCGAGGAAGCCGCTTTGTTTGCTGCAGATCTTTTTCGCATGTATTCAAGGTATGCAGAAAATAACAGCTGGAAGGTTGAACTTTTAAGCGTCAATGAGACAGGTACCGGTGGATTCAAGGAAGTTATAGCCTCCATAAGCGGCAATTATGTTTTCAGCAGGCTGAAATATGAATCAGGCACTCATAGAGTTCAGCGGGTTCCTGAAACCGAGTCTCAAGGTAGAATTCACACTTCTGCGGTTACAGTGGCTATTATGCCGGAAGCAGAAGAGGTAGATCTCAAAATCGATCCCAATGAAATCAGGGTTGATGTTTTCAGGTCTTCAGGACCCGGCGGCCAGAGTGTTAATACTACAGACTCAGCAGTAAGGGTCACCCATATCCCTACCGGATTAGTTGTTTCATGTCAGGATGAGAAATCCCAGCATAAAAACAGGGCTAAGGCTATGAAGGTCCTGCGTTCGAGGCTTCTAAGCATGATGGAGGAAGAGCAGCAGAAGGAAATGGCTGCTACCCGCAAAGCTCAGGTTGGTTCCGGTGACAGATCTGAACGTATAAGAACCTACAACTTCCCTCAAGGCAGGGTAAGCGACCACCGCATCAACCTGACACTCTACAACCTTGACGCAATTCTGGAAGGGCAGCTGGACGATATTGTAGAACCACTCATCCAGAACTTTCAGGCTCAGGCCCTGAAGGAAGCAAAAGCGGCCTAA
- the rpsB gene encoding 30S ribosomal protein S2 yields MGYVSMKQMLETGVHFGHQTRRWNPKMKPYIFGSRKGIHIIDLQQTVKLYQKADDFIVDVVASGKKVLFVGTKRQAREVVRTEAERVGMFHITNRWLGGTLTNFQTIKGSIERLKSLEKMFEDGSVNRFLKKEIVMMQREIKKLNADLGGIKDMEDLPGAAFIIDPKKEDIAVKECRKLGIPIVAVVDTNCDPDMIDFVIPGNDDAIRAIKLFSASIADACLEGEARAGERDGLDDMAEMEEVQTNDAQVPTQQQEEVLEAVQEEK; encoded by the coding sequence ATGGGATACGTTAGTATGAAGCAGATGCTGGAGACCGGAGTCCATTTCGGTCACCAGACAAGGCGCTGGAATCCGAAGATGAAACCTTATATTTTCGGTTCCAGGAAAGGCATTCACATTATTGATCTGCAACAGACAGTCAAGCTTTATCAGAAAGCTGATGACTTTATTGTGGATGTGGTGGCCTCGGGTAAAAAGGTTCTTTTTGTGGGCACGAAACGTCAGGCACGGGAAGTAGTCAGAACTGAGGCGGAAAGAGTGGGTATGTTTCATATCACCAACCGCTGGCTCGGCGGGACATTGACCAACTTTCAAACCATTAAAGGCAGTATTGAGCGTCTGAAAAGTCTGGAAAAAATGTTTGAAGACGGCTCTGTAAACAGGTTTCTAAAAAAAGAAATCGTTATGATGCAGCGCGAGATTAAGAAGCTTAACGCTGATCTGGGTGGAATCAAGGACATGGAAGATCTTCCGGGAGCAGCTTTTATCATTGATCCCAAAAAAGAAGACATAGCAGTCAAAGAATGCCGCAAGCTCGGCATCCCCATTGTGGCTGTGGTTGATACCAATTGTGATCCGGATATGATTGATTTTGTCATACCTGGTAATGACGACGCAATAAGAGCCATTAAGCTTTTTTCTGCAAGCATAGCAGATGCCTGTCTTGAAGGTGAAGCCAGAGCAGGAGAAAGGGATGGCCTTGATGATATGGCTGAAATGGAAGAAGTTCAGACAAATGATGCACAAGTTCCCACACAACAGCAAGAAGAGGTTCTTGAAGCAGTTCAGGAGGAAAAATAA
- the frr gene encoding ribosome recycling factor translates to MQEVLKDCKSRMKKAIATLEKEFSKLRTGRASTGLLDDVLVDYYGTLTPLNQLASISIPDSRTISIQPWDRNAFAGVEKAIMKSDLGLNPVNDGKVIRINIPPLTEERRKDLVKLAKKYSEDTKVAVRNVRRDANETLKKMKNSKELTEDDMHKGQDEVQKITDSFVEQADQVLAEKEKEIMEI, encoded by the coding sequence ATGCAGGAAGTGCTCAAAGATTGTAAATCCAGAATGAAAAAAGCCATAGCCACCCTTGAAAAAGAGTTTTCCAAACTGCGGACCGGCAGGGCCTCCACTGGTCTGCTGGATGATGTTTTGGTGGACTATTATGGAACACTTACACCTCTTAACCAGTTGGCCTCAATATCTATTCCCGACAGCAGAACCATCTCCATTCAGCCCTGGGATCGTAACGCTTTTGCCGGGGTGGAAAAGGCCATTATGAAGTCTGATCTGGGGCTTAATCCTGTCAATGACGGAAAGGTTATCAGGATTAATATTCCGCCGCTGACTGAAGAAAGACGTAAAGACCTGGTAAAGCTTGCTAAAAAATATTCAGAAGACACCAAGGTAGCAGTGCGCAATGTCCGCCGTGATGCCAACGAGACCCTCAAGAAAATGAAGAACAGCAAGGAACTGACTGAAGATGATATGCACAAGGGGCAGGACGAAGTGCAGAAGATTACGGATTCTTTTGTGGAACAGGCGGATCAGGTTCTTGCTGAAAAAGAAAAAGAAATAATGGAGATCTGA
- the tsf gene encoding translation elongation factor Ts: protein MIDAKMVKALRDKTGAGMMDCKKALETTNGNEEKAMVWLREKGLAKAQKRAGRATSEGWIGSYVHSNGKIAVLVELKCETDFVAKSDNFQALAKDLAMQIAATSPVCVTPDQLPQDLLEKEKQIFLHQAKEEGKPDNIAEKIVEGRIKKYYKEVCLQEQPFIKDDSKTINDLINETIAVLGESIQIGRFTRMALGEDAE, encoded by the coding sequence ATGATTGACGCTAAAATGGTAAAGGCCCTGCGCGACAAGACCGGAGCAGGGATGATGGATTGCAAGAAGGCATTGGAAACCACCAATGGCAATGAAGAAAAGGCTATGGTGTGGCTGCGTGAGAAAGGCCTTGCCAAAGCTCAAAAAAGAGCCGGCAGAGCTACATCAGAGGGCTGGATTGGATCTTATGTTCACTCCAACGGCAAAATCGCTGTTCTTGTGGAGCTTAAGTGCGAAACCGATTTTGTAGCCAAGAGTGATAATTTTCAGGCCCTGGCCAAGGATCTGGCCATGCAGATAGCTGCTACCTCTCCGGTATGTGTGACTCCGGATCAGCTGCCCCAGGATTTGCTGGAAAAGGAAAAGCAGATTTTTCTTCATCAGGCCAAGGAAGAGGGCAAGCCTGACAATATTGCCGAGAAAATAGTAGAGGGCAGGATTAAAAAGTATTACAAGGAAGTCTGCCTTCAGGAACAACCCTTCATTAAAGATGATTCCAAGACAATAAACGATCTTATTAATGAAACTATTGCCGTGCTGGGCGAAAGCATTCAGATAGGACGCTTTACCCGCATGGCTCTTGGCGAAGACGCCGAGTAA
- the pyrH gene encoding UMP kinase encodes MTKLKYKRVLLKLSGEALAGDQGFGIDPVTVNAISKEIVDSSGLGAEIALVIGGGNIFRGVSVSSKGMDRASADYMGMLATVMNALAVQDVLEKMGAETRVMTAISMHEVAEPYIRRRALRHLEKKRIVICAAGTGNPFFTTDTAAALRAMELKTDAILKATKVDGVYDKDPVNNPDAVMYSRLTYLDVLKKQLKVMDSAAISLCMDNNMPINVFNLFQAKSISGVISGQEIGTVVH; translated from the coding sequence ATGACAAAATTAAAATATAAAAGGGTTCTATTAAAACTCAGTGGTGAGGCATTGGCCGGAGATCAAGGTTTCGGTATTGACCCGGTCACGGTGAATGCCATATCAAAAGAGATTGTAGACTCTTCAGGACTGGGTGCTGAAATTGCTCTCGTTATTGGCGGGGGGAACATTTTTAGGGGCGTATCAGTGTCCTCCAAGGGCATGGACCGGGCTTCAGCAGACTATATGGGTATGCTGGCCACGGTGATGAATGCGCTGGCGGTCCAGGATGTTCTGGAGAAGATGGGAGCGGAAACCAGAGTTATGACCGCAATTTCCATGCATGAAGTTGCAGAGCCGTATATTCGGCGGCGAGCACTCAGGCATCTGGAAAAGAAAAGGATTGTGATTTGCGCAGCCGGCACTGGCAACCCCTTTTTCACCACTGACACTGCTGCAGCCTTAAGAGCCATGGAACTGAAGACTGATGCCATTCTCAAGGCAACTAAGGTTGATGGGGTGTATGACAAGGATCCGGTTAATAATCCTGATGCTGTCATGTATAGTAGGCTTACTTATCTTGATGTTTTGAAAAAACAGTTGAAGGTCATGGATTCGGCTGCTATTTCCCTGTGCATGGACAACAATATGCCAATAAATGTATTCAATCTTTTTCAGGCAAAGAGTATAAGCGGAGTTATTAGCGGTCAGGAAATTGGAACTGTTGTTCATTAG
- the rpmE gene encoding 50S ribosomal protein L31 yields the protein MKKDLHPKLHDTKVSCSCGYEFESKSTVGDSIHVEICSQCHPFYTGQQKFIDTAGRIDRFKRKYGQTTAKQD from the coding sequence ATGAAAAAAGATCTTCATCCAAAGCTGCATGATACCAAAGTGTCCTGTTCCTGCGGTTATGAGTTTGAATCCAAATCCACAGTGGGCGACAGCATCCATGTTGAAATTTGCTCCCAATGCCACCCCTTTTATACTGGTCAGCAAAAATTTATTGATACAGCAGGGCGTATAGACAGGTTCAAGAGAAAATACGGACAGACCACTGCCAAGCAGGACTAA